A genomic segment from Daphnia pulex isolate KAP4 chromosome 5, ASM2113471v1 encodes:
- the LOC124194811 gene encoding activating signal cointegrator 1 complex subunit 2 homolog translates to MVQYVPLSFSLSSPVIKARRLPSPGRSSPATVIPTSSELYPPIEGFGWGLRKTTLMWQYHSLPKEPNYSRAVHFHAKHSQQFSTSQHFQTRGTSTQQFPPVQQFHARANFNNQHSHIHAIHAQHSSTSASTPYAHVCAPSITRRPFQLVHYLPQHTPQPPHNIPQQNLYSLQQQPQQTRFVLQPPRLILREPQLREQQQRDSQQQREPQIDPRHQFERQNDEDNRREQLREEHQRRQRESRLDIQHRRRNYE, encoded by the exons ATGGTGCAATATGTTCCCCTAAGTTTCTCTTTGTCTTCCCCTGTTATAAAAGCCCGACGTCTGCCTAGTCCCGGCAGATCTTCACCGGCAACTGTAATTCCAACAAGCTCCGAACTG TATCCACCAATAGAAGGGTTTGGATGGGGACTCAGGAAAACAACTTTGATGTGGCAATACCATTCATTACCTAAGGAGCCTAATTATAGTCGAGCTGTCCATTTTCATGCTAAACATTCTCAACAATTTTCAACttctcaacattttcaaactcGTGGAACATCCACTCAACAATTCCCACCTGTTCAACAGTTTCATGCTCGAGCAAATTTCAATAATCAACATTCGCATATTCATGCCATTCATGCCCAACATTCTAGTACCAGTGCCAGTACTCCATATGCTCATGTTTGCGCTCCCTCCATTACTCGCCGACCTTTTCAACTTGTTCACTATTTGCCCCAACACACTCCTCAACCGCCACATAACATTCCTCAACAAAATCTATACtccctacaacaacaaccacaacaaacACGATTTGTCCTACAACCACCACGTCTCATTCTACGGGAGCCACAACTAagggagcaacaacaacgggaCTCTCAACAACAACGGGAGCCACAAATTGATCCGCGTCATCAGTTCGAGCGTCAAAATGATGAAGATAATAGACGAGAACAACTAAGAGAAGAACATCAACGTCGCCAGCGAGAAAGCAGACTCGACATACAACACCGTAGGCGCAATTACGAATAA